Proteins encoded in a region of the Balaenoptera ricei isolate mBalRic1 chromosome 19, mBalRic1.hap2, whole genome shotgun sequence genome:
- the GOT2 gene encoding aspartate aminotransferase, mitochondrial yields MALLHSGRVLSGVAAAFHPGLAAAASARASSWWAHVEMGPPDPILGVTEAYKRDTNSKKMNLGVGAYRDDNGKPYVLPSVRKAEAQIAARSLDKEYLPIGGLAEFCKASAELALGENNEVLKSGRYITVQTISGTGALRIGANFLQRFFKFSRDVFLPKPSWGNHTPIFRDAGMQLHSYRYYDPKTCGFDFTGAIEDISKIPAQSVILLHACAHNPTGVDPRPEQWKEMAAVVKKNNLFAFFDMAYQGFASGDGNKDAWAVRHFIEQGINVCLCQSYAKNMGLYGERVGAFTVVCKDADEAKRVESQLKILIRPMYSNPPLNGARIASTILTSPDLRKQWLQEVKGMADRIISMRTQLVSNLKKEGSSHNWQHIVDQIGMFCFTGLKPEQVERLTKEFSIYMTKDGRISVAGVTSGNVGYLAHAIHQVTK; encoded by the exons ATGGCCCTGCTACACTCCGGCCGCGTCCTGTCCGGAGTCGCCGCCGCCTTCCACCCAGGCCTCGCTGCCGCGGCTTCTGCCAGAGCCAG CTCCTGGTGGGCTCATGTGGAGATGGGGCCCCCAGATCCCATCCTGGGAGTCACAGAAGCCTATAAGAGAGACACCAACAGCAAAAAGATGAATCTGGGAGTTGGTGCCTACCGGGATGATAATGGAAAGCCTTACGTGCTCCCCAGTGTCCGGAAG GCAGAGGCCCAGATTGCTGCAAGAAGTTTGGACAAAGAATACCTGCCCATTGGGGGACTGGCTGAATTTTGTAAGGCATCTGCAGAACTAGCCCTGGGTGAGAACAACGAAGTGTTGAAAAGTGGCCGG TATATCACCGTGCAGACCATTTCTGGAACCGGGGCCTTAAGGATTGGAGCCAATTTTCTG CAAAGATTTTTTAAGTTCAGCCGAGATGTCTTTCTGCCCAAACCATCCTGGGGAAATCATACGCCCATCTTCAGGGACGCTGGCATGCAGCTACATAGTTATCGATACTATGACCCCAAGACGTGTGGCTTTGACTTCACAGGCGCTATTGAGGACATTTCA AAAATACCAGCACAGAGTGTTATTCTCCTGCACGCCTGTGCCCACAATCCCACGGGAGTGGACCCTCGTCCTGAACAGTGGAAGGAGATGGCTGCAGTGGTGAAG aaAAACAATCTTTTTGCATTCTTTGACATGGCCTACCAAGGGTTTGCCAGTGGCGATGGTAACAAGGATGCTTGGGCTGTGCGCCATTTCATCGAACAGGGCATTAATGTTTGTCTCTGCCAGTCCTATGCCAAGAACATGGGCTTATACG GGGAGCGCGTGGGAGCTTTCACTGTGGTCTGCAAAGATGCTGATGAAGCCAAGAGGGTAGAATCACAGTTGAAGATCCTGATCCGACCCATGTATTCCAACCCTCCTCTCAATGGGGCCCGGATTGCCTCCACCATTCTGACCAGCCCGGATTTGCGGAAACAATG GTTACAAGAAGTAAAGGGCATGGCCGACCGCATCATTAGCATGCGGACTCAGCTGGTCTCCAACCTCAAGAAGGAGGGCTCCTCCCACAACTGGCAGCACATCGTTGACCAGATTGGCATGTTTTGTTTCACAGGCCTAAAGCCTGAACAG